A stretch of the Tardiphaga sp. 709 genome encodes the following:
- the acpS gene encoding holo-ACP synthase, which produces MIIGIGSDLIDITRVAKVIERHGDRFLDRIFTEAERARAQRRAKSERMVVATYAKRFAAKEAMSKALGTGIRQGVWWRDMGVVNLPGGKPSMKLTGGALVRLQALIPPGHDAQIDLSITDDWPLAQAFVIISAVPSPKP; this is translated from the coding sequence ATGATCATCGGCATCGGTTCCGATCTGATCGACATTACGCGCGTTGCCAAGGTGATCGAACGCCATGGCGACCGCTTTCTCGATCGCATCTTCACCGAGGCCGAGCGGGCGCGGGCGCAGCGCCGTGCCAAGAGCGAGAGGATGGTGGTGGCGACCTATGCCAAGCGTTTCGCCGCCAAGGAGGCCATGTCCAAGGCGCTGGGCACCGGCATCCGTCAGGGGGTCTGGTGGCGGGATATGGGCGTCGTCAACCTGCCGGGTGGCAAACCCTCCATGAAGCTCACCGGCGGTGCGCTGGTCCGGCTGCAGGCCCTGATACCGCCGGGGCATGATGCCCAGATCGATCTGTCGATCACGGACGATTGGCCCCTGGCGCAGGCTTTCGTCATAATTTCGGCCGTCCCGTCGCCCAAGCCCTGA